A genomic region of Malania oleifera isolate guangnan ecotype guangnan unplaced genomic scaffold, ASM2987363v1 ctg843, whole genome shotgun sequence contains the following coding sequences:
- the LOC131147239 gene encoding uncharacterized protein LOC131147239, translating to MTGVGTIKTVMEYRCDKLEERLRDIEGTWASNTTRPLDYCLAPNVVLPQKFKMPDFEKFDGTTCPQTHLRMYFQSMVAYADNEKLMMHCFRSSLTGTAVRLMSLFEMDKKAIETFREYAHRWRDAATQVDPPVGDHEAISMFVGTLKYPYRSHLVGSTPHNFMDIVVAVTRVEADVKAERIKVSSANSGPSKKWVRGRKEEETQMI from the exons ATGACGGGCGTAGGGACAATAAAAACTGTGATGGAATACCGATGTGATAAGCTAGAAGAACGTCTAAGGGACATAGAAGGGACTTGGGCCTCCAATACCACCAGACCCTTAGATTACTGCCTGGCACCTAATGTAGTCCTTCCTCAGAAAtttaaaatgccagactttgagaAGTTTGACGGGACCACATGCCCTCAGACCCACCTCCGCATGTATTTCCAGTCAATGGTCGCCTATGCTGATAATGAGAAGTTGATGATGCACTGCTTCCGAAGCAGTCTTACCGGAACAGCGGTTAGATT GATGTCCCTTTTTGAAATGGATAAAAAGGCAATAGAAACTTTCAGGGAGTATGCACACCGTTGGAGGGACGCGGCCACTCAAGTGGATCCTCCGGTTGGCGACCATGAAGCAATATCGATGTTCGTAGGGACTTTAAAATATCCCTACCGTTCACACCTGGTAGGATCCACCCCCCataacttcatggacattgtggTCGCGGTAACCAGAGTGGAAGCCGACGTCAAAGCTGAACGAATAAAGGTTAGCAGTGCCAATAGTGGCCCAAGCAAGAAGTGGGTCAGAGGTAGGAAGGAAGAAGAGACCCAAATGATATAG